One Moorella sp. E308F DNA segment encodes these proteins:
- a CDS encoding rhamnulokinase encodes MRYLAFDLGAESGRAIIGTLIDARLALEEIYRFPNEPVRIPDGLHWDVLRLFHEMKEGLRRAAARYGTGLKSLAVDTWGVDFGLLGEKDVLLGNPYHYRDDRTRGVMEEAFKVVPREEIFSQTGIQFMPFNSLYQLLAWRQQQPALLSQAQTLLMMPDLFNFFFTGIKAGEFTNASTTQMYNPRTGTWAIDMLEKLGLPVTLLPAINPPGTIVGQILPRVARETGAEEIPVIAPGSHDTASAVAAVPAAGPDYMYISCGTWSLVGVEVREPVINEQTLSLNFTNEGGVGGTFRLLKNVTGLWLVQECRRTWERQGEALSYGELTTLAREASPLTAVIDPDHPAFLNPEDMPAAIQAYCRETGQPVPRTKGEIVRCALESLALKYRWVLEKLEGILGKELPVIHMVGGGTRNELLCRFTASATGRPVVAGPVEATAAGNLLVQAMAMGEVGSLNEARKIVRRSFALKTYEAEKTDVWEEKYEAFIRLLA; translated from the coding sequence ATGCGCTATCTTGCCTTTGACCTGGGGGCCGAGAGCGGCCGGGCCATAATCGGTACCCTGATCGATGCCCGCCTCGCCCTGGAAGAAATCTATCGTTTTCCCAACGAACCGGTACGGATTCCGGATGGCCTGCACTGGGATGTTTTACGCCTCTTTCACGAAATGAAAGAAGGCCTGCGCCGGGCTGCAGCCCGCTACGGGACGGGCCTTAAAAGCCTGGCCGTCGACACCTGGGGCGTAGATTTCGGCCTCCTGGGAGAAAAGGATGTCCTCCTGGGTAATCCGTACCACTACCGGGATGACCGCACCCGGGGCGTGATGGAAGAAGCTTTCAAGGTAGTACCCCGGGAAGAGATTTTTTCCCAGACGGGCATCCAGTTTATGCCTTTCAACTCCCTTTACCAGCTTCTGGCCTGGCGGCAGCAGCAGCCCGCCCTGTTAAGCCAGGCGCAGACCCTGTTGATGATGCCCGACCTCTTCAACTTCTTTTTTACCGGCATAAAAGCCGGGGAATTCACCAACGCCAGTACCACCCAGATGTACAACCCTCGTACCGGCACCTGGGCCATTGACATGCTGGAAAAATTGGGGTTACCGGTTACCCTCCTCCCGGCCATCAACCCGCCGGGGACGATTGTGGGCCAGATTTTACCCCGGGTGGCCCGGGAAACGGGAGCCGAGGAGATACCTGTCATTGCCCCCGGCAGCCACGATACGGCCAGCGCCGTAGCCGCCGTGCCGGCAGCAGGGCCGGACTACATGTACATTAGCTGCGGTACCTGGTCTTTGGTAGGGGTGGAGGTCAGGGAACCGGTAATCAACGAGCAAACCTTGAGCCTCAACTTTACCAACGAAGGCGGGGTTGGTGGTACCTTCCGGCTTCTTAAGAATGTCACCGGTCTGTGGCTGGTCCAGGAGTGCCGCCGCACCTGGGAGCGACAGGGGGAAGCTTTGAGCTATGGCGAACTTACGACTTTGGCCCGGGAGGCCAGTCCTTTGACTGCCGTTATCGACCCGGACCACCCGGCCTTCCTGAACCCGGAAGACATGCCGGCGGCCATCCAGGCCTACTGCCGGGAAACGGGCCAGCCGGTACCTCGGACTAAAGGCGAAATCGTCAGGTGCGCCCTGGAAAGCCTGGCCTTGAAATACCGCTGGGTGCTGGAAAAGCTGGAAGGTATACTGGGGAAGGAACTTCCGGTCATTCACATGGTTGGCGGCGGCACGCGGAACGAGCTTCTCTGCCGGTTTACCGCCAGCGCCACCGGGCGCCCGGTAGTGGCTGGCCCAGTGGAAGCCACGGCCGCCGGTAACCTCCTGGTCCAGGCCATGGCCATGGGAGAAGTGGGAAGCCTGAATGAAGCCCGGAAAATCGTTCGCCGTTCTTTTGCCCTGAAAACTTATGAAGCAGAAAAGACAGATGTGTGGGAGGAAAAGTATGAGGCATTTATTAGGCTGCTGGCGTAG